In Actinomycetota bacterium, the genomic stretch TTAGGAAAAAGACTCATTTCACAATCAAACGGTTCTCTTAAAAGATTTAAATGTAGCGAAGATGTTGCAAAAATTTTTTATCCTAAAATGAAAAATATAAAGAAGGAAAACTTTTTATGCTTACTTCTTGATGGTAAAAATAGAATAATAAATAAATTCAAAATTTCAGAAGGTTCTTTAAATTCTTCCATAGTGCATCCAAGAGAAGCTCTAAGACCTGCAATACGTGAAGCAGCTGCATCTATAATATTTATTCATAATCATCCTACTGGAGATCCAACGCCAAGTAGTGATGATATAGCTATAACTAAAAGGTTAGTGGAATCAAGTAAAATAGTGGGAATTAAAGTATTAGATCACATAATAATTGGAGATAATAGACATTTCAGTTTTTCAGAAGAAAACCTGCTATAAATTAGCAGGTGAGGTGTAAAGCAAGTACTACTTTTTTATCTTTTGGTATACTATTATATGTTTTACAAGCTCTTTCGGTTTTTTGAACTATAAGTTCAATATTATTCTCTTTTATAATCTTTTTTGTCTCATCCAAAACAACCATGAGTCCTATAGCACCTGTTCCTACAATTAATATTTCTGGTTTTTCTACTAATATTTCTTGTATATCTTCATAAATTAATTGATGACCGGACTTTCTCCACCAATTAGTTTTGATTTTATCTGGATATAAAATCAAATCAGAATTATATGTTTTTCCATCTATTACAATTCTGCCAAATTTATAAGAATCAATTATTTTTCTCATTATCTTTCATTAAAAATATAAAAATTTAATAGAATTAATAAATTCTATTATTTTTATCTTAACTTTTATTTATTATAGTTATATTATTTTTAATATTTTTAACTTTTTTTTGATATTCTATTTATCCATTTTTCAGGATATTTAATCTCTTCAATAGTGGGTATATTTTTTTCATTCTCATAAAGTAAGTTTAATCCAACCATATTCATTTTTTTATGTATATAATTAGCAAATTTCTGTCCCATCTCATACTGTTTAAGTTTTAACTCAATACCAATGATTTTTCGAAAAATCTTTTCAACTGGGCTTATAATTTTTCTCCTATTTTCAAATCTGTTCTTTAGAACTTGAAAATTAGATATCATTCTACTTCCGATTTTATCCATAATAAAATTACTGTATCCTTCCAGAATCGTCATTAATGCTTGAACTTTATACAGTATTTCTCTTTGTGCTGGTGTAACTAAAGAGAAAAGAAAATCTTCGCTCTGGAATCTGTTTATTACCTCATTAATATTTTTTACATCCAATTTCTGGATTCTTTCAGCAGCAGATTCTAAATTTAAAGTTGCACTTTCTATAAATTCTTTTAGTAGACTTTTATAATAATCAACAATCCAATTATTAGAGTTGAATTCAAGAGCATGTGTAACCTCATGAAGAGCTATCCAGAACCTGAAATCCTTAGATGGTATTTTTAGCATTTTTTCCAATTTAAGTAAATTTGGTGCTACAAAATAGATTTTACCTCTTTCACCATACGGAAGACATAGATCATATTGACCTAAAACATTCTTAGCCATGTAACCCAAAACCAACCCAATTTCCAAAGTGATTATAAATGGACTAATTTTATTAAGTAGTTTACTTATTGGATCAGTTGCTTTAGATTTTTTATACTCTTCTACTACCTTTTGAGTTAATGGTTCCATTAATGCCTTAAATCCCTTTATATTAGCTTCGATCCAATCTTGTCTTCTAAAAACTTTTGCTGAAGCAAATTGAAAGAATTGTAAATTTGTGAAGTTTGAAGTTAAAATCTCACTTGCTCTTACTAATTCCTCAAATTGCTTTTGCATATCCAAAGATGGCATTTCATCAGTTTCACCTGAGTTGGCAACTCTAATAGCAAGCATTTTAACAAGTTCCCAATTAATGGTATCTTTTC encodes the following:
- the radC gene encoding DNA repair protein RadC — its product is MKSIKDWPEDERPRERLFKYGEDNLSDAQLIAILINSGNRKSRENAVDLGRNLLKKFNGISGIDEAHINELIELPGIGSSKASRLKAAFELGKRLISQSNGSLKRFKCSEDVAKIFYPKMKNIKKENFLCLLLDGKNRIINKFKISEGSLNSSIVHPREALRPAIREAAASIIFIHNHPTGDPTPSSDDIAITKRLVESSKIVGIKVLDHIIIGDNRHFSFSEENLL
- a CDS encoding zinc-dependent metalloprotease, yielding MYHPIIREVEELSKGRKDTINWELVKMLAIRVANSGETDEMPSLDMQKQFEELVRASEILTSNFTNLQFFQFASAKVFRRQDWIEANIKGFKALMEPLTQKVVEEYKKSKATDPISKLLNKISPFIITLEIGLVLGYMAKNVLGQYDLCLPYGERGKIYFVAPNLLKLEKMLKIPSKDFRFWIALHEVTHALEFNSNNWIVDYYKSLLKEFIESATLNLESAAERIQKLDVKNINEVINRFQSEDFLFSLVTPAQREILYKVQALMTILEGYSNFIMDKIGSRMISNFQVLKNRFENRRKIISPVEKIFRKIIGIELKLKQYEMGQKFANYIHKKMNMVGLNLLYENEKNIPTIEEIKYPEKWINRISKKS